From the genome of Solidesulfovibrio carbinolicus, one region includes:
- a CDS encoding GGDEF domain-containing protein, which yields MDIPAKDAIAAANRRYKRSLTLRYLIALTLAAVLALCSYLLFRHIMAAVDRAAAVTAVSGSQRLLTQRVLAQCLLLAAADDNETRRDIKARLGQALSALEVNHQRLLADLDDPASLAAAAPDLRDVYFKPPYDLDKGMRLFLKNARAFATSEAARPSLSDEAFLNLLAYGENELLRDLGFVIQRYQQLAMSRLTVLRRLESGATLGMMAVLAASGLFIFRPMVRRICADRERLQGANDALAELAVTDQLTGAYNRLKFNEVMHTQVARAARYGEALSVVMFDIDHFKVVNDTYGHGAGDDMLRELARRVIEATRGVDWLFRYGGEEFVVAAPHTALGNAALLAEKLRLIVAGTPFPHGIPGSISLGVAELKPGESVEELMARVDAALYTAKNAGRNRVAVAGCASENGTQCPLPEPLPTI from the coding sequence ATGGATATTCCTGCCAAGGACGCCATTGCCGCCGCCAACCGGCGCTACAAGCGCAGCCTGACCCTGCGCTACCTCATCGCCTTGACCCTGGCCGCCGTCCTGGCCCTTTGCTCCTATCTGCTTTTTCGCCACATCATGGCCGCCGTGGACCGCGCCGCCGCCGTCACCGCCGTGTCCGGCTCCCAGCGCCTGCTCACCCAGCGCGTGCTGGCCCAGTGCCTGCTTCTGGCCGCCGCCGACGACAACGAAACCCGGCGCGACATCAAGGCCCGGCTGGGGCAAGCCCTTTCCGCCCTGGAGGTCAACCACCAGCGCCTGCTGGCCGACCTCGACGATCCCGCTTCCCTGGCCGCCGCCGCCCCGGACCTGCGCGACGTCTACTTCAAACCGCCCTACGACCTGGACAAGGGGATGCGCCTTTTCCTCAAAAACGCCCGGGCCTTCGCCACCTCCGAAGCGGCCCGGCCGTCCCTGTCCGACGAGGCGTTTCTCAACCTGCTGGCTTACGGCGAAAACGAACTGTTGCGCGACCTCGGCTTTGTCATCCAACGCTACCAGCAGCTGGCCATGTCGCGGCTGACGGTGCTGCGCCGGCTGGAAAGCGGGGCCACCCTGGGCATGATGGCCGTTTTGGCCGCGTCGGGACTGTTTATTTTCCGGCCCATGGTGCGCCGCATCTGCGCCGACCGGGAACGCCTGCAGGGAGCCAACGACGCCCTGGCCGAACTGGCCGTCACCGACCAGCTGACCGGAGCCTACAACCGGCTCAAATTCAATGAGGTGATGCACACGCAGGTGGCCCGGGCCGCCCGCTACGGCGAGGCGCTGTCCGTGGTCATGTTCGACATCGACCATTTCAAGGTGGTCAACGACACCTACGGCCACGGGGCCGGCGACGATATGCTGCGGGAGCTGGCCCGGCGGGTGATCGAGGCCACGCGCGGCGTGGACTGGCTTTTTCGCTACGGCGGCGAGGAGTTCGTGGTGGCCGCGCCCCACACGGCCCTGGGCAACGCCGCCCTTTTGGCCGAGAAGCTGCGGCTCATCGTGGCCGGCACGCCCTTTCCCCACGGCATCCCCGGCAGCATCAGCCTGGGCGTGGCCGAGCTCAAGCCAGGAGAATCGGTGGAAGAGCTCATGGCCCGGGTGGACGCGGCCCTGTACACGGCCAAGAACGCCGGCCGAAACCGCGTGGCCGTGGCCGGCTGCGCCTCGGAAAACGGCACCCAGTGCCCCCTGCCTGAACCCCTGCCGACCATCTAA
- a CDS encoding Crp/Fnr family transcriptional regulator translates to MDKNQAVGDISLFSGLAPKELAAVAAVAEVRRYGRGQDIFFSGDPAEGFFSVASGKVRIYQTSLSGKEHIIHVFGPGEVFAEVAVFAGGVYPANAQAMEEGDYLFFPRERFRKLLADDPDLALTMLGLLSIRLRQLVRKLEDLSLREVPARLASHLLLLGAQSKKRVLPLDLPKGQLAAYLGTIPETLSRVLRRFVDEGLISLTGSAVEILDAARLEALAGAPAAFGEKMPPAAGRG, encoded by the coding sequence GTGGACAAAAACCAGGCCGTGGGCGACATTAGTCTGTTTTCCGGGCTTGCCCCCAAGGAACTGGCCGCCGTGGCCGCCGTGGCCGAGGTGCGGCGCTACGGGCGCGGGCAGGACATCTTTTTTTCCGGCGATCCGGCCGAGGGGTTTTTCTCCGTGGCCTCGGGCAAGGTGCGCATCTACCAGACGTCGCTTTCCGGCAAGGAACACATCATCCACGTGTTCGGCCCGGGCGAGGTGTTCGCCGAGGTGGCCGTCTTTGCCGGCGGCGTCTATCCGGCCAACGCCCAGGCCATGGAAGAGGGCGATTACCTCTTTTTCCCGCGTGAACGCTTCCGCAAGCTGTTGGCCGACGACCCGGACCTGGCGCTGACCATGCTGGGCCTGCTCTCCATCCGCCTGCGCCAGCTGGTGCGAAAGCTCGAAGACTTAAGCCTTCGCGAAGTGCCGGCGCGCCTAGCCTCCCATCTGCTGCTGCTGGGCGCGCAAAGCAAAAAACGCGTGCTGCCCCTCGACCTGCCCAAGGGCCAGCTGGCCGCCTACCTTGGCACCATCCCTGAAACGCTTTCCCGTGTGCTGCGCCGCTTCGTGGACGAGGGACTCATCAGCCTGACCGGCAGCGCGGTGGAGATTCTCGATGCCGCCCGCCTGGAAGCCCTGGCCGGCGCGCCTGCGGCGTTTGGGGAGAAGATGCCTCCGGCGGCCGGGAGGGGGTAA
- a CDS encoding 4Fe-4S binding protein: MIAEVVILETCRGVTSGVCPHAAPLSADTLAELVELAASAAVPEALAGLARPLRRHEQFRLAVAACPNACVRPQVADLGLVAVRGATIAPDACHGCGACAEACPDAAIQVTAGKAVIDQGTCLGCGVCTRVCPSRAIAGGPVAYRVFLGGRLGRRPRLGTELGRDLAPRQAVELARRTLAVFARDMRPGRRFADLVFPGGLPGLPAWALS; the protein is encoded by the coding sequence ATGATTGCGGAAGTCGTCATACTCGAAACCTGCCGGGGCGTCACGTCGGGAGTCTGTCCCCACGCCGCGCCTCTGTCCGCGGACACCCTGGCCGAGCTGGTGGAGCTGGCCGCCAGCGCCGCCGTGCCCGAGGCCCTGGCCGGGCTGGCCCGGCCGCTTCGCCGCCACGAACAGTTCCGTCTGGCCGTGGCGGCCTGTCCCAACGCCTGCGTGCGCCCCCAGGTGGCCGATCTGGGGCTTGTGGCCGTGCGCGGGGCGACCATCGCTCCCGACGCCTGCCACGGCTGCGGGGCCTGCGCCGAGGCCTGCCCGGACGCGGCCATACAGGTCACCGCCGGCAAGGCGGTCATCGACCAGGGCACATGCCTGGGCTGCGGCGTTTGCACCCGGGTCTGCCCAAGCCGGGCCATCGCCGGCGGCCCGGTGGCCTACCGCGTCTTCCTGGGCGGCAGGCTCGGCCGCCGACCGCGCCTGGGCACGGAACTTGGCCGCGATCTTGCGCCCCGGCAGGCCGTGGAACTGGCCCGCCGGACCCTGGCCGTCTTTGCCCGGGACATGCGCCCTGGCCGGCGTTTCGCCGATCTCGTCTTTCCGGGCGGCCTGCCTGGGCTGCCGGCCTGGGCGCTGTCATGA
- a CDS encoding 4Fe-4S binding protein: protein MTALGVTLQFLGLLVFAAHSLRGGDLGLCASVLVLTGCLAARRDLARWLVGPTLLAAGLVFAEAGRDMVAFRLAAGLPWLRLAGIMAGVVAVCLAGGLFAFTRRGEAFGRHGPGNAAPRAAAFWIAVALLAVARAKVAFPILLLDRFAPGWGWLEITALGLYAAWLTGLMLATPQTGPLRSRYWAAFSLVFFGQLALGLAGATVFLMTGALHLPVPALIAAGPAYRGGGYFMPILYLSTVLLVGPGWCSHLCYIGAADDACARLGRAVPRRLPAGRVWWRVATLALTVGGALLLRWLEVPLDVAVTAAAVFGLVGLGIMATISRKTGVMVHCTMYCPIGLLGNILGKISPWRVRIGQGCDGCGRCSRVCRYLALTPADLDKGRPGLSCTLCGDCLSACPGGRIGLRFPGLSPEAARQAFFALVVALHAVFLGVARI from the coding sequence ATGACGGCCCTTGGCGTGACGCTGCAGTTCCTGGGGCTGCTTGTTTTCGCCGCCCACAGCCTGCGCGGCGGCGATCTGGGCCTGTGCGCCTCCGTCCTGGTCCTGACCGGCTGTCTGGCGGCCCGGCGCGACCTGGCCCGGTGGCTGGTTGGTCCAACCCTGTTGGCCGCCGGGTTGGTCTTTGCCGAGGCCGGGCGCGACATGGTCGCTTTTCGGCTGGCGGCCGGCCTGCCCTGGCTGCGCTTGGCCGGCATCATGGCCGGAGTGGTGGCCGTGTGCCTGGCTGGCGGGCTTTTTGCCTTCACGCGCCGGGGCGAGGCCTTTGGCCGCCACGGCCCAGGCAACGCCGCGCCCCGGGCGGCGGCGTTCTGGATCGCGGTCGCGCTTTTGGCCGTGGCCCGGGCCAAGGTCGCCTTTCCGATCCTGCTCCTGGACCGGTTTGCGCCTGGCTGGGGGTGGCTGGAAATCACGGCCCTGGGCCTCTACGCCGCCTGGCTGACCGGCTTGATGCTGGCCACGCCGCAAACCGGTCCGTTACGGTCGCGCTACTGGGCGGCCTTTTCGCTGGTGTTTTTCGGCCAGCTGGCCCTGGGGTTGGCCGGGGCCACGGTCTTTCTCATGACCGGGGCGCTGCATCTGCCCGTGCCGGCGCTCATCGCGGCCGGTCCGGCCTACCGGGGCGGCGGCTATTTCATGCCCATCCTCTATCTGTCCACGGTGCTGCTGGTCGGCCCGGGCTGGTGTTCGCATCTGTGCTACATCGGCGCGGCCGACGACGCCTGCGCCCGGCTTGGCCGAGCCGTGCCCAGGCGGCTTCCGGCCGGGCGGGTCTGGTGGCGGGTGGCCACCTTGGCGCTCACCGTCGGCGGCGCGCTGCTCCTGCGCTGGCTGGAGGTTCCCCTGGACGTCGCCGTCACGGCGGCGGCCGTCTTTGGGCTTGTGGGTCTGGGGATCATGGCGACCATCTCCCGCAAGACCGGCGTCATGGTCCATTGCACCATGTATTGCCCCATCGGGCTTTTGGGGAATATCCTCGGAAAAATAAGCCCCTGGCGGGTGCGCATCGGCCAGGGCTGCGACGGCTGCGGCCGGTGTTCGCGAGTCTGCCGCTATCTGGCGCTGACCCCGGCCGATCTGGACAAGGGCCGGCCGGGCCTGTCCTGCACGCTGTGCGGCGACTGCCTGTCCGCCTGTCCGGGCGGGCGCATCGGCTTGCGGTTTCCGGGGCTGTCGCCCGAGGCGGCGCGCCAGGCCTTTTTCGCCCTGGTGGTGGCCCTGCACGCGGTGTTTCTGGGCGTGGCGCGGATTTGA
- a CDS encoding Sec-independent protein translocase subunit TatA — MGAFSIWHWLVVLGVVIILFGPSRLPSLGHNLGKAIRGFKDSMGEKDITPVDPQNDQRRS, encoded by the coding sequence ATGGGCGCGTTTTCGATCTGGCACTGGCTGGTGGTCTTGGGAGTCGTCATCATCCTCTTCGGCCCCAGCCGGCTGCCGAGCCTGGGCCACAACCTGGGCAAGGCCATCCGGGGCTTCAAGGATTCCATGGGCGAAAAGGATATCACGCCGGTCGATCCTCAAAACGACCAGAGACGGTCCTAG
- a CDS encoding methyl-accepting chemotaxis protein: MFQDWQLRNKILFPIALVCIAVFAAILLVVRTGIENNAAVETRRLAEEVSARYAAMVQGELGAAMDSAKVLAAGVASERAGDAPKRAAVAKLLHKTLAALPEVFGVWTAWEPDAFDGRDGEFVKADALHEESGRFLPYVIRGGAGVEETHATASLSTSSSAEDKWYWQPLKTNKTLLVEPTEYEVAGKKRMMVSACVPMTDKGKGVAGLDISLEGLQKLVSGITVFGTGYGVLLSDSGMIVAHKEKDIIGKQAADLVDEANRKPLAEAVKNGKSLIFTQKSPANGEEMLYSLTPVRLEGVDGAWSFIAGLPKDAMMENARHMQMVLLWLCLGGLAVLIAAVFLIARAIVRPVTGLARAAQAVAGGDLEHPIALRQRDEIGRLAQALRGMVASLRGMIAEADEKTRLAGEESARAAQAGQAAEAARQEAEQAKTDGMLHAAARLEDVVDILSSASDELAAQVEQSSRGSEEQSARVAETATAMEEMNATVLEVARNAGQAATAAENARTRAEDGAGIVANVIAGIGKVQTQATGLKADMTTLGQQAEGIGNVLNVISDIADQTNLLALNAAIEAARAGEAGRGFAVVADEVRKLAEKTMVATKEVGDAIRSIQDGARKNIGNVEQATVAIDGATDLARQAGESLQGIVALVETTSEQVRSIATAAEQQSATSEEINRSIEAVSRISSETADAMSQSSRAVTELAEQAQALKGLIADMKGESGGAALSAGGGRRPALPGGR, encoded by the coding sequence ATGTTTCAGGATTGGCAGTTGCGTAACAAGATTCTCTTTCCGATCGCATTGGTATGTATTGCGGTGTTCGCCGCCATTTTGCTTGTCGTGCGCACGGGGATCGAGAATAACGCCGCCGTCGAAACGCGGCGTCTGGCCGAAGAGGTGAGCGCCCGTTACGCGGCCATGGTGCAGGGGGAGCTTGGCGCGGCCATGGACTCGGCCAAGGTTTTGGCCGCCGGCGTGGCCAGCGAACGCGCCGGCGACGCGCCCAAAAGGGCGGCGGTGGCCAAGTTGCTGCATAAAACCCTGGCCGCGCTGCCTGAGGTGTTTGGCGTGTGGACGGCCTGGGAGCCGGACGCCTTTGACGGTCGGGATGGCGAATTCGTCAAAGCCGACGCCCTGCACGAGGAATCGGGCCGGTTTTTGCCCTACGTCATCCGGGGCGGGGCCGGCGTGGAGGAGACCCACGCCACGGCCTCCTTGTCCACCAGCAGCAGCGCCGAGGACAAATGGTACTGGCAGCCGCTGAAAACCAACAAGACGCTCCTCGTCGAACCCACGGAATACGAGGTGGCCGGCAAGAAGCGGATGATGGTGAGCGCCTGCGTGCCCATGACGGACAAGGGCAAGGGCGTGGCCGGTCTGGACATCAGCCTGGAGGGGCTTCAGAAGCTCGTTTCGGGCATCACGGTCTTCGGCACGGGCTATGGCGTGCTGCTGTCCGATTCCGGCATGATCGTGGCCCACAAGGAAAAAGACATCATCGGCAAGCAGGCGGCGGATCTGGTTGACGAAGCCAACCGCAAGCCCCTGGCCGAGGCCGTCAAGAACGGTAAGAGCCTTATTTTTACTCAGAAGTCGCCGGCCAACGGCGAGGAGATGCTCTACAGCCTCACCCCGGTGCGACTGGAAGGCGTGGATGGGGCCTGGAGTTTCATTGCCGGCCTGCCCAAGGACGCCATGATGGAAAACGCCCGCCATATGCAGATGGTGCTGTTGTGGCTGTGCCTGGGCGGGTTGGCGGTGTTGATCGCGGCGGTGTTTCTCATCGCCCGGGCCATCGTGCGGCCGGTGACGGGGCTGGCCCGGGCCGCCCAGGCCGTGGCCGGGGGCGATCTGGAGCATCCCATCGCCCTGCGTCAGCGTGATGAGATCGGCCGGTTGGCCCAGGCCCTGCGGGGCATGGTGGCGAGCCTTCGCGGCATGATCGCCGAGGCCGACGAAAAGACCCGGCTGGCCGGCGAGGAATCGGCCCGGGCGGCCCAGGCCGGCCAGGCGGCCGAGGCGGCGCGCCAGGAAGCCGAGCAGGCCAAAACCGACGGGATGCTCCATGCCGCCGCCCGGCTCGAAGACGTGGTGGACATCCTGTCCTCGGCTTCCGATGAGCTGGCCGCCCAGGTCGAGCAGTCGAGCCGGGGCTCCGAGGAGCAAAGCGCCCGGGTGGCCGAGACGGCCACGGCCATGGAAGAGATGAACGCCACGGTGCTGGAGGTGGCGCGAAACGCCGGCCAAGCGGCCACCGCCGCCGAAAACGCCCGGACCCGGGCCGAGGACGGGGCCGGCATCGTGGCCAACGTCATCGCGGGCATCGGCAAGGTCCAAACCCAGGCCACGGGGCTTAAGGCCGACATGACGACCCTTGGGCAGCAGGCCGAGGGCATCGGCAACGTGCTCAACGTCATTTCCGACATTGCCGACCAGACCAACCTGTTGGCGCTCAATGCCGCCATCGAGGCGGCCCGGGCCGGCGAGGCCGGGCGCGGCTTCGCCGTTGTCGCCGACGAGGTCCGCAAGCTCGCCGAAAAGACCATGGTCGCCACCAAGGAGGTGGGCGACGCCATCCGTTCCATCCAGGACGGGGCGCGCAAGAACATCGGCAATGTGGAGCAGGCGACGGTCGCCATCGACGGGGCCACGGATCTGGCCCGGCAGGCCGGCGAGTCGCTGCAGGGCATCGTGGCCCTGGTGGAGACCACCTCCGAGCAGGTGCGTTCCATCGCCACGGCGGCCGAGCAGCAATCGGCCACCTCCGAGGAGATCAACCGCTCCATCGAGGCGGTCAGCCGCATTTCCTCGGAAACCGCCGACGCCATGAGCCAGTCGTCGCGGGCCGTGACCGAGCTGGCCGAGCAGGCCCAGGCGCTCAAGGGGCTTATTGCCGACATGAAGGGCGAAAGCGGCGGCGCGGCCCTGTCGGCGGGCGGCGGGCGTCGGCCGGCGCTGCCGGGAGGAAGGTAG
- the hcp gene encoding hydroxylamine reductase, which yields MFCYQCEQTAKGLGCDKIGVCGKQPDVSDLQDLLVYALTGLAQAAVAAKAEGVAVPLETGRYFAKAMFSTLTNVNFDAADFVPLINEAVAKRKALAALIKAQLPEGPASYVPALDLAGLIAQGHIHGLKDIPETNDDIRSLKHTLIFGIKGIAAYADHAAILGQEDPAVYEFLYEGMAATFTTDKDLGAWVALVLKCGEVNLRAMELLDAANTGAYGHPVPTVVPLGHKAGKAILVSGHDLKDLKQLLEQTAGKGIFIYTHGEMLPAHGYPELKKYPHFHGHYGTAWQNQHKEFAAFPGAILMTTNCIQKPAESYLGSIFTTGLVGWPGAVHVKNGEFGPVIEKALAMPGFAADEDKGTVMTGFARNAVMSVAGTVIDAVKAGKIRHFFLVAGCDGAKPGRNYYTEFVEKAPADTIVLTLACGKFRFFDKKLGDIGGIPRLLDMGQCNDAYSAIQVALALAGAFNCGVNDLPLSMVLSWYEQKAVAILLTLLHLGVKNIRLGPSLPAFLTPNVLNFLVANYDIKPISTPDEDLKAILG from the coding sequence ATGTTTTGCTACCAGTGCGAACAGACCGCCAAAGGCCTTGGTTGCGACAAAATCGGCGTTTGCGGCAAGCAGCCCGACGTCTCCGATCTGCAGGATCTCCTCGTCTATGCCCTGACCGGCCTGGCCCAAGCCGCCGTGGCCGCCAAGGCCGAGGGCGTGGCCGTGCCGCTGGAAACCGGCCGCTACTTCGCCAAGGCCATGTTCTCCACGCTCACCAACGTCAATTTCGACGCCGCCGACTTCGTGCCCCTGATCAACGAAGCCGTGGCCAAGCGCAAGGCCCTGGCCGCGCTGATTAAGGCCCAGCTGCCCGAAGGCCCGGCCAGCTACGTCCCGGCCCTTGATCTCGCCGGCCTCATCGCCCAGGGCCACATCCATGGCCTCAAGGACATCCCCGAGACCAACGACGACATCCGCTCGCTCAAACACACGCTGATTTTCGGCATCAAGGGCATCGCCGCCTACGCCGACCATGCCGCCATCCTCGGCCAGGAAGACCCGGCCGTGTACGAATTCCTCTACGAAGGCATGGCCGCCACCTTCACCACCGACAAGGACCTCGGGGCCTGGGTCGCTTTGGTCCTCAAGTGCGGCGAAGTGAACCTGCGGGCCATGGAGCTTCTCGACGCCGCCAACACCGGCGCTTACGGCCACCCCGTGCCCACCGTCGTGCCCCTGGGCCACAAGGCCGGCAAGGCCATCCTGGTTTCCGGCCATGACCTCAAGGACCTCAAGCAGCTCCTGGAGCAGACCGCCGGCAAGGGTATTTTCATCTACACCCACGGCGAAATGCTGCCCGCCCACGGCTATCCCGAACTGAAGAAGTACCCCCACTTCCACGGCCACTACGGCACCGCCTGGCAGAACCAGCACAAGGAATTCGCCGCCTTCCCCGGCGCGATCCTCATGACCACCAACTGTATCCAGAAGCCCGCCGAGAGCTACCTGGGCAGCATCTTCACCACCGGTCTGGTCGGCTGGCCCGGAGCCGTCCACGTGAAAAACGGCGAGTTCGGCCCGGTCATCGAAAAGGCCCTGGCCATGCCCGGCTTCGCCGCCGACGAGGACAAGGGAACGGTCATGACCGGTTTCGCCCGCAACGCCGTCATGAGCGTGGCCGGCACGGTCATCGACGCGGTCAAGGCCGGCAAGATCCGCCACTTCTTCCTGGTGGCCGGCTGCGACGGGGCCAAGCCCGGCCGCAACTACTACACCGAGTTCGTGGAGAAGGCCCCGGCCGACACCATCGTGCTGACGCTGGCCTGCGGCAAGTTCCGCTTCTTCGACAAAAAGCTCGGCGACATCGGCGGCATCCCGCGCCTGCTCGACATGGGCCAGTGCAACGACGCCTACTCGGCCATCCAGGTGGCCCTCGCCCTGGCCGGCGCGTTTAACTGCGGCGTCAACGACCTGCCGCTGTCCATGGTCCTGTCCTGGTACGAGCAAAAGGCCGTGGCGATTCTCCTCACCCTGCTCCACCTGGGCGTCAAGAACATCCGCCTCGGACCCAGCCTGCCAGCGTTCCTCACCCCCAACGTGCTGAACTTCCTGGTCGCCAACTACGACATCAAGCCCATCAGCACCCCGGACGAAGACCTTAAGGCGATCCTCGGCTAG
- a CDS encoding ATP-binding protein: MKRKIIEIDEALCNGCGQCVTGCAEGALEIIDGKAKIVADHFCDGLGACIGHCPTGALQIIEREAPEFDEHAVEERLAKLKKQPSPCGCPSSAPMSISPCQAANAPTAQVAAGGSALSTWPIKLRLVPPTAPFLRGARLLLTSDCVPPAFPAYGSAFLPGRVALLGCPKFDDAQSYVDKLADIIRESEPQDITVLQMDVPCCSGMSRIAALAVAASGKNVPVTQVVVSRRGEVLGMQPVKIGNSPFGG; this comes from the coding sequence ATGAAACGCAAGATCATCGAAATCGACGAAGCACTGTGCAACGGCTGCGGCCAGTGTGTCACCGGCTGCGCCGAAGGCGCGCTCGAAATCATCGACGGCAAGGCCAAGATCGTGGCCGACCATTTCTGCGACGGACTGGGGGCCTGCATCGGCCACTGCCCCACCGGCGCGCTGCAAATCATCGAACGCGAAGCCCCGGAATTTGACGAGCACGCCGTGGAAGAGCGTTTGGCCAAGCTGAAAAAGCAGCCTTCCCCCTGCGGCTGCCCGTCCAGCGCGCCCATGTCCATATCGCCCTGCCAGGCGGCCAACGCGCCCACGGCCCAGGTTGCGGCCGGCGGTTCGGCCCTGTCCACCTGGCCCATCAAGCTGCGCCTGGTGCCGCCCACGGCTCCGTTTTTACGCGGCGCGCGCCTGCTTTTAACTTCCGACTGCGTGCCCCCGGCCTTCCCGGCCTACGGCAGCGCCTTCCTGCCGGGCCGCGTGGCGCTTCTGGGCTGTCCCAAGTTCGACGACGCCCAGAGCTATGTGGATAAGTTGGCTGACATTATTCGGGAAAGCGAGCCCCAGGACATCACGGTGCTGCAAATGGACGTGCCGTGTTGCTCGGGCATGTCGCGCATCGCCGCCCTGGCCGTGGCCGCCTCGGGCAAAAACGTTCCCGTCACCCAGGTGGTGGTTTCCCGTCGCGGCGAAGTGCTCGGGATGCAGCCGGTCAAGATCGGCAATTCCCCCTTCGGCGGCTAG
- a CDS encoding cupin domain-containing protein has product MKKINIIEEGPFKDTGHGTLWVHDSANFRIVNFNFKAGQQLAVHSHDVDGELSIVVLSGEGEFLGADDATIPAKTGDVLVCPIATPHGIRSITDMRVLVTIAPPP; this is encoded by the coding sequence ATGAAGAAGATCAACATCATCGAGGAAGGCCCGTTCAAGGACACCGGCCACGGCACGCTGTGGGTCCACGATTCGGCCAATTTCCGCATCGTCAACTTCAACTTCAAGGCCGGCCAGCAGCTGGCCGTGCACTCCCACGACGTGGACGGCGAACTGTCCATCGTGGTGCTTTCCGGCGAAGGCGAGTTCCTGGGCGCGGACGACGCGACCATCCCGGCCAAGACCGGCGACGTGCTGGTGTGCCCCATCGCCACACCCCACGGCATCCGCTCCATCACCGACATGCGCGTGCTGGTGACCATCGCCCCGCCGCCCTAA
- a CDS encoding DUF1501 domain-containing protein, with protein MRRRDALRVLAGLGALSLMPGAALAKKADRKGDAKSEAKAGGREPVKPSWREGKQLVVVLLQGGPDGLSMAAPTADPLYAVLRPTTALTAEAGTDLGNGFRLHPALTLLAPLYARKQLAVIPACAMPGQGATHAAALADFAAGAPAAQRKGKAGAAGWLGRLALALGGERSQMVVASQSEAYDGAPHYAMLAPGRGESLPGLPVEDQTLFDAAGKLYGQAGGSLAKAFAAGREARQEQLAKLLEESRRAAAGAVPAPHFAEFGPRLGKELARRRDAALGFVAVGGFDTHSGQGAAKGYLADRLRDLGQGLAGMLAGLGPAAADTVVVALGEFGRTARENAFGGTDNGLGGVMLVLGGPVAGGRVVGPWPGLAGHRLAGGRDIAAATDWREAVAAIAVSHLGLPEKRIPDIFPGLGPGQMLGGLVG; from the coding sequence GTGCGACGACGCGACGCGCTGCGCGTGCTGGCCGGCCTTGGCGCGCTGAGCCTGATGCCGGGAGCGGCCTTGGCCAAAAAGGCCGACCGCAAAGGCGACGCCAAAAGCGAGGCCAAGGCCGGCGGCCGGGAACCGGTCAAACCCTCCTGGCGCGAGGGCAAGCAACTCGTGGTGGTGCTGCTGCAAGGCGGCCCGGACGGGCTGTCCATGGCCGCGCCCACGGCCGACCCGCTGTACGCCGTGCTGCGCCCCACCACCGCGCTTACCGCCGAGGCCGGAACCGATCTCGGCAACGGTTTTCGGCTCCATCCCGCCTTGACCCTTTTGGCCCCGCTCTACGCCCGCAAACAGCTCGCCGTCATCCCGGCCTGCGCCATGCCCGGCCAGGGCGCGACCCACGCCGCCGCCCTGGCCGATTTCGCCGCCGGCGCGCCGGCCGCCCAGCGCAAGGGCAAGGCCGGCGCGGCCGGCTGGCTGGGCCGGCTGGCCTTGGCCCTGGGCGGCGAACGCTCGCAAATGGTGGTGGCCAGCCAGTCGGAGGCCTACGACGGCGCGCCGCACTACGCCATGCTGGCCCCCGGTCGCGGCGAGTCCCTGCCGGGACTGCCGGTGGAGGACCAGACCCTTTTCGACGCCGCCGGCAAGCTCTACGGCCAAGCCGGCGGTTCCCTGGCCAAGGCCTTCGCCGCCGGCCGGGAAGCCCGCCAGGAACAGCTGGCCAAACTCCTGGAAGAGTCCCGCCGGGCGGCGGCCGGGGCCGTGCCCGCGCCGCATTTCGCCGAATTCGGTCCGCGCTTGGGCAAGGAACTGGCCAGGCGTCGCGACGCCGCCCTGGGCTTTGTGGCCGTGGGCGGTTTTGACACCCACAGCGGCCAGGGCGCGGCCAAGGGCTATCTGGCCGACCGGTTGCGCGACCTCGGCCAGGGCCTGGCCGGCATGCTGGCCGGCCTGGGACCGGCCGCGGCGGACACGGTGGTCGTGGCCCTGGGCGAATTCGGTCGCACGGCCCGGGAAAACGCGTTTGGCGGCACGGACAACGGCCTGGGCGGGGTGATGCTCGTCCTGGGCGGGCCGGTGGCCGGCGGGCGGGTGGTCGGGCCGTGGCCCGGGCTGGCCGGGCACCGCCTGGCCGGCGGGCGCGACATCGCGGCGGCCACGGACTGGCGCGAGGCCGTGGCCGCCATAGCCGTCAGCCACCTGGGGCTGCCGGAAAAACGGATTCCCGACATCTTTCCGGGGCTGGGGCCGGGACAGATGCTCGGCGGGCTTGTGGGGTAG